The DNA segment CAGCAGCTTTGAGCTGGCAGATCTGATCCAGGAGGGCACGATTGGACTGGTGCGAGGCGTTGAAAAATTTGATCCCAGTCGTGGATATAAGTTTTCTACCTACGCCTACTGGTGGATTCGGGAGGGCATCACCCAAGCAATCAAAAACAAGAGCCGCACGATTCGCCTACCAGCACCAATCACAGCTGCCCTCAGCAAACTCAAACGCTGCCAGCGGGAGTTGACCCAGCTATTAGGCCGTCCGCCCAGGCTGCATGAGCTGGCTTCAGCCGCAGGTATGTCTGAATTGGACGTAGAAGAGCTGATGTTTCGAGCTGTGCAGCCACTCAGCTTCGACTACACCACTCCTGAAGGTGAAGCCATCAATCTGCTTGACAAAGTAGCCTGCGATGGTGTGCAACCAGATCAGCTAGCACTTGAGAATTGCCTTAAGAGTAATATACGAAAGCTGCTGGATCAGCTGCCTGAACAGGAAGCCCAATTGCTAAAGATGCGTTACGGCATCGACCAGGAGACGGCTTTGAGTTTGTCAGCCGTGGCCCGCGAACTTGGCATCACCCGTGATACTGCCCGCGGGCTAGAGCGTCGGGCTGTAGCTTCCATGCGGGATTTATCAGGGCAGGTTTCCGACTACTTATCCGCCTAGGTAGGCAGCACGCCACCTGATGTTGGGGCGTTTTCGTGCTTAGTTAAGCCTGGTTAGTTAAGCCGGGCCGCTTGATCCATCTGGCGGCGACGCTGC comes from the Cyanobium sp. Tous-M-B4 genome and includes:
- a CDS encoding sigma-70 family RNA polymerase sigma factor — encoded protein: MPTRFVLSGDHPLDGSHGRDLLRSYMRDISRVPLLSAEQEITLGRQVQQLVALDEVREELTLRAGGLAPNDQQLAVAADLEIDELQATIREGRQAKERMVSANLRLVVSIAKNYTNSSFELADLIQEGTIGLVRGVEKFDPSRGYKFSTYAYWWIREGITQAIKNKSRTIRLPAPITAALSKLKRCQRELTQLLGRPPRLHELASAAGMSELDVEELMFRAVQPLSFDYTTPEGEAINLLDKVACDGVQPDQLALENCLKSNIRKLLDQLPEQEAQLLKMRYGIDQETALSLSAVARELGITRDTARGLERRAVASMRDLSGQVSDYLSA